The Methanosarcina barkeri str. Wiesmoor DNA segment ACTTATCTTTTTAAACCCCTGAATCAGTTTTCTTTATTAACTGATTCAGGTATCCTGTTCTTTATTTATTGAAGCTTCAGGTTCTTGACTTGTGTTTTCTCTTATAATTATATATTGCAATGATTATGTTTTTAAATAATCGTTCTATTTTTGCCAGAAAATTGTGTGAGTCCTGATTGCGTGAGTTTTTGGGTTTCAGCGTATGAGAGAATTTTCAACTTACAGAAAATGCTTGTATCCCTTTTGAATCGTAAAATATACACTGGTTTTCATAAATGATGATTAGCAGATTTAGACCTCCAACCTCGTGAGCATCAGGTCTCTATAAAATTTTCTAAGATCAGTAACCTCTAAAAAAAGAAGTAGTTCCAAAACAGATAAATAAAAGAAAAGAATGAGAAAAAATGAGAAAAAATTAAAAAACATTCGGAAAAATGAAACTTAATAAATTAAAAATCGGCAAAACAGAAACACCTGGGAACCTTCTTCTTGCGCCTATGGCAGACGTGACAAATCTGGCTTTCAGGCTGCTCTGCAGGCAGAATGGAGCTGACCTTACATATACTGAGATGATCAGCGCAGATGCCTTGCTCAACGAAAACCGAAAATCGCTTCTCAAAGGACTGTCTTCCCCTGAAGACCGACCTTTTGGAGTTCAGCTTGTAGGAAGTTCTCCTGAGAAACTGAGGGAAGCTGCGCTCTTTATTGAAGATGAGTACAGACCTGAACTCATCGATGTAAATATGGGCTGCCCTGCAAAGCGTATTACTGGAACAGGGTGCGGCTCGGCTCTTCTCAACTCCAAGAAACTCATATATGAAATTATCTCCGATCTGACCGATGTTCTGAAGACTCCTGTAACTGCAAAGATCCGCATTCTGAAGAGGGATGAGAAAACCCTTGAGATTGCACGCCTGATCGAAGAGGCTGGAGCTTCTGCCCTGACCATACATGGCAGGAGGGCAGAGCAAATGTACTCCGGAAGTTCAGACCTTACAGTGATAAGAGCCGTTAAACAGGAACTTTCCATTCCAGTAATTGCAAACGGGGATATAAGGAACGAAGAGTCTGCTGAAGCTGCCCTTGATTTTACCGAATGTGACGGGCTTATGATCGGACGCGCAGCAATGGGAAATCCCTTTATCTTCAAAAGGATAAGGCATTACCTAGAAACCGGGGAAAGGCTGGAATTTGACAGGCAAGTTCGTCAATTAGAGGACTTTGAGAATTATATCGCTTTACTTGAAGAATATGATCTCCACGCGTCTACAAATATAAGAATGCATGCTCACTGGTTTACAAAAGGGTTGCGCGGCTCGCGGCAGATTAGGGAAAAGATTAATAATCTGAAAGATGGAAAGGCGATTGTTGAGTTAATAAAAGATTTCCATACGGAGAATTATTAAAAGATCCCAAATTTTTTAAAAGATATTTGTTTACAACCATTGTGCGATAAAAACATAGACAAGCGACAGGTTAACCTGAAAATAACAAATATAATACATTTGAAAAAATAATTATAGATTAGAAATATATATAAAGAATATATTTCAATTCACCGAAAACCTAATAATATTCTACACTATTATCCATGAACTATCAGGCATAAAACAGTGTGAATTCAGAATTGAAAATAAATCTTTCAATATTAATTATAATAGTGATATGAAACAGATCCAGGTTAACAATTTACCATCCAGGTTTTTGGATCCCTGACATGGATGTACATGTCACACTTATTATATTAGAGTAGTGCCTGAAAAAAGAGTCAGATGCTGTAAGTCAGATGCTGTGATTGTATCTGACAAAATAATAAATACTGATTGTGTCTGACAAAGTAATAAATCCTGATCGTATCTGACAAAATAAATTGGATAACATCAGATTAATTCGTTTATTATTCGATTAATAGCAGTATGCTAGACAGCTAATTAAAACTTGCCAAACAGACTGCCGAGAACAGCAAAAATACAGAAAAATTTGAAAAACATTCAAAAACATTCGAAAAATAATAGATAAAATCTCATTAAAAGGAGAATCCAGATGAAGGAAATCAGAATACACGGTCGAGGAGGCCAGGGTTCTGTTACCGCGGCTGAAATGCTTTCCGTTGCAGCTTTTGAAGATGGAAAGTTCAGCCAGGCCTTCCCCGCTTTTGGGGTAGAGCGTAGAGGTGCCCCAGTCCAGGCATTCACGAGGATTAACAACAATCCTATCAGGCTCCGAAGTCAGGTTTACACCCCGGATTATGTTATTGTCCAGGACGCAACCCTGCTTGAAACTGTTGACGTTGCAAGTGGAGTAAAGGATGATGGAATAATTATTGTTAACACAACCGAAAACCCGGAAAGCCTGAAACTCAATACAAAAGCTAGGGTCATGACCGTGGACGCTACCAAGGTGGCAATGGACATAATAGGTGTTCCCATTGTAAATACTGTTCTCCTTGGAGCTTTTGCGGGTGCAACCGGAGAAATCAATGTTGAATCAATTCAGCATGCAATAAGGGCTCGTTTTTCAGGCAAAGTCGGAGAAAAGAATGCAAATGCAATTCAGAAGGCCTACAAGCTTATCAGGGGGGAAGAAGCGTGAAAAATGAAGGGGAAAAAGAAGGTTTAAACATTTCACGCTGCAGAGTCTGTAAACCTGGTTCTACTCTTATAAACAAAACCGGAGGCTGGAGAAACTTCCGTCCTGTTTATATTTACGAAAAATGTACCAAGTGCGGAATCTGCCATATTGTCTGCCCTGATATGTCTGTCAAACCCAGAGAAAACGGCTTTTTTGAATATGATTATGACTACTGCAAAGGTTGCGGCATCTGTGCAAATGAGTGTCCTGCAGATGCAATTGAAATGATTCTGGAGGAGAAATAATGATTGACCCGGCTTACAGAAAGAAAATGGTAGTCGTGGAAGGTTCCTACGCTGTAGCCCATTCCGCAAAAGTCTGCCGTCCAAATGTAATTTCAGCCTATCCTATTACTCCTCAGACACATATTGTCGAACATTTATCCCAGTTTATGGCAGACGGAGAAATCCCTAACTGTGAGTATGTTAATGTGGAAGCTGAGTTCTCGGCAATTTCTGCCTTAATAGGAGCATCAGCTGTAGGTGCAAGAACCTATTCAGCCACAACTTCTCAGGGACTTCTGCTCATGCATGAGGCACTTTTTAACACTTCAGGTATGAGGCTTCCTGTTGTAATGACAGTGGCAAATAGAGCAGTTAGCGCTCCAATTAACATATGGAACGATCATCAAGATGCTATTGCGCAGAGAGATACAGGCTGGATGCAGCTTTATGTAGAGGATGTTCAGGAAGCATGCGATACCCTGCCCCAGCTCTACAAGATCGCAGAAGACAATGAGATCATGGTTCCGGGTATGGTCTGCATGGACGGCTTTATCCTGTCTCACGTTTATGAGCCTGTTGTCCTGCTTGAACAGGACTTGACCGACAATTTCCTCCCGCCTTTCCAGCCCGAAGATATTCTTGATCCTGAAGACCCCAAGACTTTCGGAGCCTTTGCATCTCCGGATACATATGAAGAGTTCAGATATCTCCACGAGCAGGCAATGCAGAAAGCCCTTCCTAAAATAGAAGCCACAGCAAAGGAATTTGAGGAAGTATATGGTAGATACCACGGAGGACTTATTGACGGTTATATGCTTGATGATGCCGAAATAGTTGTCATGGCTATGGGCTCTATTCTCGGCACTGTCAAGGATGTTGTTGATAAGTATAGAGCAAAAGGAGAAAAGATCGGCGTTTTAAAGGTCAGGTCCTTCAGGCCTTTCCCGAAGGAGCAGATCTGCAAGGCTGTTAAGAATGCACACGCAGTTGTTGTACTTGATAAGAATATTTCTATAGGGACAAATGAAGGAGCGCTCTTTACAGAAACAAAATCCTGCCTCTACAACAGTAAAGTCCGTGTGCCTGTGATTGGTTATACTATAGGGCACGGAGGCCGTGACATTCCTGTGGAAAGTATTGCAAAGGTTATAGAAGAAACCAAGAAAGTTGCAAAGTCCGGAATCACGATTGAAAGCCAATTCATGGACCTTAAGGAGGAGTTGCTATGAGTAAAACTGCACCAAAAACATATATCACGTCCGGGCACAGCGGCTGTGCAGGTTGCTGTGATGCCTTTGCTGCAAAATTCACACTTATGGGAGCAGGCCCAAATACAATCGTAATTAACCCGACGGGCTGCCTTGAAGTTATGTCCACACCTTTCCCATATTCCTCCTGGCAGGTTCCGTGGATCCACTCCCTTTTTGAAAACGCAGGTGCAGTGGCTTCAGGTGTGGAAGCTGCCCTGAAGGCCCTTGGCAAAAAAGACGATGTTAAAGTTGTGTCAATTGGAGGAGACGGTTCTACTATGGATATAGGCCTCGGTGCCCTTTCGGGTGCATTCGAGAGAGGACACGACTTCACCTATGTGTGCATGGACAACGAAGCATATATGAACACTGGAGTCCAGCGCAGCAGTGGAACACCTTTTGATGCAAGTACCACAACCACCCCAGCCGGAAAAGTTTCCTTTGGAAACCCACGCCCTAAGAAGAACATGCCTGCTATCATGGCAGCTCACGGCTCTCCTTATGTTGCCACGACCTCTATAGGTTTCCCAAGAGACATGATACGAAAGGTCAAGAAAGCAACTGAGATCGTGGGACCTACCTATATCCATGCCCAGGCCCCCTGTCCAACAGGCTGGGGTTTTGATACATCCAAGACCCTGGAAATTGCCAAACTCGCAGTCGAAACATGCCTTTGGCCCATGTATGAAATGGAAAATGGAGAAATTACTCAGGTCAGGAAAGTTAAGAATCCCAGACCAGTCGAAGAATACCTGAGAGCTCAGAAAAGGTTTAAACACCTCTTCACCATGGAAGGCGGCGAGGAAGAAATAAAGAAAATCCAGGCTATTGCAGACTGGAACATAAAGCACTTTGAGCTTCAGTAAAAACTGAAGTTCTACTTTTTTAATTTTATTGTTAATTATATTGTTAATTTTATTGTTAATTTTATTGTTAATTTATCTATCTCGATTTGATTTTTGCTGTATGATGTTGAAACAAAGCTTGGAATCTGTGTTTCTTTACTCTGAAAAGCTATCTTTAAATTAAATAGTCCTTTATCAGATTGTTCGTAATATTAAAATAATCTTTTAAGATTTTCTTATCCCAGCACCGTATCTGATGAAAAATGGGAAATAATTAGCCTTTTTTCTTATCCCAAAACGAGCCAGTGTAGAGAGCACGTTTACTCTTATGAGAAACATTAAATGCCACATTAGTTTCTATACTCTGATTGTTCATGACGAATGCCACACCATGAATTTTTACATATAGTGGACAGAACTTTTGTTAACTGCCATATACTCACAAAAGCATGAAAAAAGTCTCACTTGTAAGTGGACTGGTGATTTTGACGGTTACAGAATCTGTAAAAGTTGTATACCACATTATACCACATTAATACAGTCCTGGCTTCTCCTGATTTTGTTAGATTCTGAAGTATAAAATATAACTTGTTTCCATTTTTAGCTAATTGGCTAATAATTATGATCCCAAAACTGTGTTTTATATATTATTTCTTATTGAATAAAAGGTTGAAAAATTATAAAATTAACTGCATAAATTTTATCCATGTATGGCTGTTTATCTACTCAAATCGTCAGAAATTAATGGAAAAGATGGTAGTTAAGTATGAAATCCAATAATCAAAAAGATCCCGTATTCACAAGTGTTACTGATTTCTTTGTATTATTTAAAAGCAGATACAGTTTCAAATTCAAATGAATCGAAAATTACTTTCACTAATCACGTAGCAACACCCTCTACAAAAACAGAAAACTCTGAAATAAACAATAGCTACCTTGAAGAAAAAACAGGAGAAGAGTCATCTGTAAAACTTCCGGATTTCGGGATATTTTTTTGGGATCTTTGAGATTGATTACATGAAGTCTTCTATTTTTCAGAAAACCTATGCGAAATAGTTGGGCTAGTAGATATTTTACAAAAAATAACAAAGAAACGTCCTTTTGATAATCAAATAATAAAAATACATTACAATAAAAATGCATTGTAAGAAAAATATATTATAAGAGAGATAGATTTTAAACAATTATAAAAAACCACGGAGGATTTAACATAGGAATATTAAAGATTCAAAAAAAAGCTTGGAAGAGTAACCCAATACTATTTGTTTTGTTAATTGCCATTACGTTGTCTGCAGGTTGTATGGAAGATTCATCAACCCCCCAAAATTACCAAACAAGTGAAGAAACAGAAACTAGAAACATTACTGAAACTAGAAACATTACCGATGCTCTTGGCAGAAACGTGGAAATTCCAAAATCTGTAGATTATGTAATTTGCTCAGGAGTGTCTTCTCTTAGATTTTTGACATACCTTGAAGCACAGGACAAGATTGTAGGTGTTGAAAGAAGCGAAACAACTAATTCAGCATCTAATGCCAAGCCATATTCCCTTGCAAATCCTCAGTTTAGCACAGATTATCCTGTATTTGGAGAAACCAGAGGACAGGATGATCCTGAAAAAATACTTTACCTCGACCCTTTACCTCAAGTTATAATTAAAACAGACTCCACAACAGGCTATGCTCCTGCGGAACTTCAAAAGAAAACAGGTATTCCGGTAGTTGTTGTGAATACGGGAGATTTGACAGATAATAGAGAAGACTTGGATAAGAGCCTCAGGATAATTGGACAGGTTGTTGGCAAAGAGGAGCGAGCAGAAGAAGTTATTGCTTTCTTTGACGAAAAAATAGCAGACCTTGAGGAGCGCACTGTCAACGTATCGAAAGAAGACAAGCCCACATGTTACATAGGAGGCATAGGACGTGCAGGAGGACCACAAGGATTTCAATCAACTGAATTAACATATCCTCCATTCCTCTTTACCAATGTAATAAATGTTGCTTATGGCGATAGAGGCATCATCAACGCTGCAGATGTTTCAAAAGAAAAGATCATCGAATGGGATCCTGATATCATATTTCTGGATCTGAATACAATCGAATGCGGAGGAGAAAGAAGCGGACTTAACCTGCTACAGAACGATACGTCATATAGACAGCTAAAGGCAGTTCAGTCAGGAAATGTATATGGTGTATTGCCTTTCAACCAGTACGCAACAAACTTTGGCTCAGTGCTGGCGGATTCTTATTTTGTAGGAAAGATGATTTATCCAGACAGATTCCGAGATGTAGATCTTGAGAATAAGACTATTGAGATATACACATTCCTTGTATGCAAAGGGAATAAAGAGCTCGGTAAGGAGATATATGACAAAATAATTAATGTCTATGGAGTATCGGCATTCACAAAACTGGAAATCTGAGAATTCTAGAACTGAACGAAAACGGTGAATGGACAAACAGATTAGAAGGTGAAATCAAAAGCCATTACAAAAAGCATACCGACAGGAAAAACACATATATCCTGTCGAGTATCGTTTTTTATGTATAATGCTTGTGATGTCGATTTCCATAGGAGTCGCTAATATACTCCACTAGAAGTGATAAAGATACTTGCAGGATATAATGTCAAACATGTGGGACAGTATTATATTGAATTCTCGCCTTCAGATATTCTGACAAATTTCTCTTCCTCAAAAATGGCACAATCTTTGCTGCAGGAGCATAGAGATATTGATCTTGAGATTATACGGGAAGTATACGGAATATTGGTGATGATTCGGAGCTATATGGACATAGCCGTAGTAATTCCAACACCATGAAATAAGAAAGAGTGAAAAGAAAGATAAATTCAATAGTTCGCTAAAATCTTTCTCCTATTTTTTTCAATCCCATTTATCTTAACAATTGCATGAAACATTGAAGAGTTAAACGATTTCTGTAAAAAGAATAAAGTCAAACCGTGAAATTATATTAAAAAACCAAAATAAAAAAGACTTAGATACTGAATAATATAGGCATCTGTTTTTAAATGCCTTTTTTAATACTGTTTTTTGAAAATCCGTTTTTAGTACCGTTTTTCAAAGATCGTTTTTTAAGATACCGTTTTTTGAAAATCCGTTTTTAGTACCGTTTTTTGAAAATCCATTTTTAGTACCGTTTTTTGAAAATCCGTTTTTAGTGTCCGTTTTTCAAAGATCGTTTTTTAAGATACCGTTTTTCAAAGATCGTTTTTTAAGATACCGTTTTTCAAAGATCGTTTTTTAAGATACCGTTTTTCAAAGACCGTTTTTTAAGATACCGTTTTTCAAAGACACCGTTTTTTTACAGATGCCTGGCAATTCAGATATCTTATAATTATATAAAACTACGGATGTACTGAAAATGAAATATAAAATTCTGGAAGTACTGTAAAATATAAAGAAAGTTGAGATATGATAAAGAAGAAACTTCCTTTCTGCATTCAATAAAAATCAAATTGCGGGCGGCCATCCCACCCTAAACAAGCTGTCCGACAATTATTGGTAGACAATTATTGGTAGTAATGAAAAAGTGCTAAAAAAAGCAAATAAAACCTTTAAATTAAAAAAGAAGGAATTCGTTTATTAATGAAGGTAATTTTCGAACAGCCTGTAAAGAATGGGGGTATTCATGACCCGCTGCACTCCCGTTGGAATGAATTCCTGGAAATGTATGTAATTCAAAAATTAGTAGAAGTATTAGAAGTATTAGGATCTTAAAATATAAAAGAGTGGAAGCCTGGCTTTGAACCCTGATGAAAAAGAAGAATTTGATAGAAAAAAGTAAGTCACCGAATGATTACAGATCAACTAGCGGTAACTGTCTTCTCAGATCAGGCAAATAACCTTCTCTGTGCAGGGCTATTTTATAGTCGCTTATTGCTCTGCATAATTTGTGGGTATATTTTATGCAGTCAGTACCAACATTTCCCTTAAACAACAATTTTTCTGTTTTTTCTATAAATTCGGGATAGGTAAAAACCAGCTCTTCTTTGGTGTGCAGGAACAGAGCTGCAAAGTCCCTGTGAATGCCCATACTTCTTTTAAGCAATTCAACATTAAGATGTTCTTCAGATAGGTAGGGGTTGAACTTCACAAAGGTATGAAAATCTGCGATGTTCTGGTTTAAAGAGTTTAGAATTGAGTATAGAACGTTGTCGGTTTCCGGAAGGGGGATATCCGGAAGATCGAGGAAGTCTCCATCAAAAGTCTCGTTTTCTTTTATATTTTGATCCCGGGTTGTATCACGATCCATTTTATCACCCTGATTGTAAAAACTTATTTAGTGAATAATCTAGTGGCTTCCGTTTCATATAACGGGTTCAATCACTTACTTTAGTATAGTTTTCAGATACACTTACTGGATTGTCTTAGGTGGCTCCAAATAAATCCATCGTGTTTAATTTGCCGGCGTATCCGTCGCTTCCCCACTCGAAGCGGTTGTACGCAAATGGGTTAGATGCTTCAGATTCCGTTTTTTATCTCCACGAACCCAGCAATGAGAGGTTTAGTACTGAGTCCTGTAAAATATAATCAATTAAACGTTTAGGCTCTTGCATCTCACCATATATAAAATTATGTCTTAATAAAACTGAGTAAATATAATTATAATAAAATTGTTACTCGATACTGTAAAATTCCTGAATAACTATTTAAATTGTCCTGAGCCAGTCCTGAATAAGTTATGAACACCCATTTAAAGCCTTTAAAAAAGAGTTCAGGAATTTTTAAGCCCCTGAGCTCCTAATACCCTCGAGCATTTCCATCCCGAAAGCCAAAATCCCATATACAAGGCTCAGTACGAGAATAATCGTCGCACCGGATGGGACATCCAGAACATATGAAAGACCTATTCCTGTAACGCTGATTACAGCTCCAAAGGCTATGGAAATTAGCATCATACGCTTCAGGTTATGAGTGAATTTGCGGCTCAGGGAAGCAGGAATGGTCAGCAGAGCGATTACAAGGATGATACCCACGACCTTAATAAGCACCACAATTGTTAGAGCAATTATGCAAAGCAGGAAAAGGTACAACTTCTCGGTAGGAAGACCCTGCACGGTTGTGAATTCTTCGTCAAAACAAAGAGCAAGGAATTCCTTATAAAATAAGTAAACTGCACCTACTATTACTATATCAAGAGCCAGCATAAAGTAAAGGTCGGAACGAGGCACTGTTAGAATATTCCCAAATAGATAGGTCATAAGATCAGGAGCATATCCAGGAGTTAAATAAACAAAAATTATTCCGAGCGCCATTCCAAGAGACCAGAGTATGCCTATAGCACTGTCTTCGGGGATTTTAGACCTCTTGCTAACTGTCCCCATGACAAGAGCCGAAAGCAAACTAAAGGGAAGAACGCCGAACATAGGGTTGATTCCAAGGTAATAGCCCAGCCCAACACCTCCAAAGGAAGCATGAGCTATTCCTCCACTTATGAAAACTATTTTTTTGACGACAACGTAGACCCCTATAATCCCGCAGGCTATGCTTGCAAGAACTGCGGCTGCAAGAGCGTTCTGGATAAAGGTATATTGCAGAAAATTAAACATTCTTATTTCTCCGTCTGTTTTTCGAGTCAGTCCTTTTCGAACAAGTTCTGATCCTCAGGAGTTCTCCTCATGATTACTCAACACTCTGTGAGGTATTCCATGAGCAATAAGTTCAACAGGACACTGGTAAGTAGCTTCAAGATCTTCAACCGGGATTTCTCTGGAGTTATGGTAATGGAGAGTGCGGTTTAAGCAGGCTATTTTGTCGACATAAATAGAAACCGCACTGAGGTCGTGGGTAACCATGATGACTGCCATTTCATGCTTTAGCTTGTTCAACAGGCGATAGAGTTCATCCTGCATATGCGGATCAAGCCCGGAATTAGGTTCGTCCAGAAGCAGAAGCTTGGGGTTTGTGGCAAGAGCTCTCGCAATAAGGACCCTCTGCCGCTGCCCACCCGAAAGCTGCCCAATCTGCCTGTCCTTGTACTGGAACATTTCTACCATATTCAGGGCTTCTTCTGCAGCCTTTTTGTCTTCTTCTCTATACTTTTTCCGAAAACCCGTATGGCTCATCCTACCCGTGAGCACTACTTCCCAGACACTTATAGGGAAGTCAAAATCGAAACCTTTGTATTGAGGAACATAACCTACAAGCTCTCTGCTCTTTTCGGGAGGTTTCCCAAAGAGCTTTACACTACCTCTATAAGGTTTCAAAAGTCCAAGGAGCACTTTGAGAAGTGTAGTCTTTCCTCCCCCATTAGGTCCGATAATCCCAAGCAGTCCATTGGGCTCTTTTAATTCAAAATTGATTGCCTCAAGAATCGTCTGGGTTCCATAACGAACCCAGACATCTTTCAGTTCTATAACCTTCTCCATTCCCTTCCCTTCAGAATATCGTTTTTGTTATCGTTTTTGTTATCGTTTTTGTTATCGTTTTTGTTATCGTTTTTGTTATCGTTTTTGTTATCGTTTTTGTTATCGTTTTTGTTATCGTTTTTATTATCGTTTTTGTTATCGTTTTTATTATCGTTTTTATTATCGTTTTTGTTATCGTTTTTATTACCGTTTTTATCTATCGGATTACAACTTTTGATAATTAGATGCGAAAGAGTGGTTGACTTTACCAGAACTCAAATGCTAATTTTTACTGACTTCGTACCTTACTGACTTCATACAAGATTTCTGGCAAAAATATCAGATACGTTATCCATATTTGCGATGTAATCCTTTTCAAGCGGGTCTACAGCTACAACCTCACCGCCTATCTCTTCAGCTACAGCTTGCGCACTCTGTGTACTTGTTTGGGGCTGGATAAAGATTACTTTGACATGCTTTTCCTTTGCAAGATCTACAAGCTTCGCCAGATCCTCAGCACTTGGCTCTTTTCCTTCACTCTCAACTGGAATCATGGTAAGGTTGTAATCCAATGCAAAGTATCCCCAGGCAGGGTGATAAACCATGAAGTTTCTTTCCGTTTTCCCTTCAAGCTTTTCGCGAATCCTTGCATCCAGAGCATCCAGCTCCTTCAGATAAGCATCTCTATTCTGGGCATAATAA contains these protein-coding regions:
- the porB gene encoding pyruvate synthase subunit PorB, encoding MSKTAPKTYITSGHSGCAGCCDAFAAKFTLMGAGPNTIVINPTGCLEVMSTPFPYSSWQVPWIHSLFENAGAVASGVEAALKALGKKDDVKVVSIGGDGSTMDIGLGALSGAFERGHDFTYVCMDNEAYMNTGVQRSSGTPFDASTTTTPAGKVSFGNPRPKKNMPAIMAAHGSPYVATTSIGFPRDMIRKVKKATEIVGPTYIHAQAPCPTGWGFDTSKTLEIAKLAVETCLWPMYEMENGEITQVRKVKNPRPVEEYLRAQKRFKHLFTMEGGEEEIKKIQAIADWNIKHFELQ
- a CDS encoding iron ABC transporter substrate-binding protein yields the protein MEDSSTPQNYQTSEETETRNITETRNITDALGRNVEIPKSVDYVICSGVSSLRFLTYLEAQDKIVGVERSETTNSASNAKPYSLANPQFSTDYPVFGETRGQDDPEKILYLDPLPQVIIKTDSTTGYAPAELQKKTGIPVVVVNTGDLTDNREDLDKSLRIIGQVVGKEERAEEVIAFFDEKIADLEERTVNVSKEDKPTCYIGGIGRAGGPQGFQSTELTYPPFLFTNVINVAYGDRGIINAADVSKEKIIEWDPDIIFLDLNTIECGGERSGLNLLQNDTSYRQLKAVQSGNVYGVLPFNQYATNFGSVLADSYFVGKMIYPDRFRDVDLENKTIEIYTFLVCKGNKELGKEIYDKIINVYGVSAFTKLEI
- the dusB gene encoding tRNA dihydrouridine synthase DusB, which produces MKLNKLKIGKTETPGNLLLAPMADVTNLAFRLLCRQNGADLTYTEMISADALLNENRKSLLKGLSSPEDRPFGVQLVGSSPEKLREAALFIEDEYRPELIDVNMGCPAKRITGTGCGSALLNSKKLIYEIISDLTDVLKTPVTAKIRILKRDEKTLEIARLIEEAGASALTIHGRRAEQMYSGSSDLTVIRAVKQELSIPVIANGDIRNEESAEAALDFTECDGLMIGRAAMGNPFIFKRIRHYLETGERLEFDRQVRQLEDFENYIALLEEYDLHASTNIRMHAHWFTKGLRGSRQIREKINNLKDGKAIVELIKDFHTENY
- a CDS encoding pyruvate ferredoxin oxidoreductase subunit gamma; translation: MKEIRIHGRGGQGSVTAAEMLSVAAFEDGKFSQAFPAFGVERRGAPVQAFTRINNNPIRLRSQVYTPDYVIVQDATLLETVDVASGVKDDGIIIVNTTENPESLKLNTKARVMTVDATKVAMDIIGVPIVNTVLLGAFAGATGEINVESIQHAIRARFSGKVGEKNANAIQKAYKLIRGEEA
- a CDS encoding metal ABC transporter ATP-binding protein, encoding MEKVIELKDVWVRYGTQTILEAINFELKEPNGLLGIIGPNGGGKTTLLKVLLGLLKPYRGSVKLFGKPPEKSRELVGYVPQYKGFDFDFPISVWEVVLTGRMSHTGFRKKYREEDKKAAEEALNMVEMFQYKDRQIGQLSGGQRQRVLIARALATNPKLLLLDEPNSGLDPHMQDELYRLLNKLKHEMAVIMVTHDLSAVSIYVDKIACLNRTLHYHNSREIPVEDLEATYQCPVELIAHGIPHRVLSNHEENS
- the porA gene encoding pyruvate synthase subunit PorA, which produces MIDPAYRKKMVVVEGSYAVAHSAKVCRPNVISAYPITPQTHIVEHLSQFMADGEIPNCEYVNVEAEFSAISALIGASAVGARTYSATTSQGLLLMHEALFNTSGMRLPVVMTVANRAVSAPINIWNDHQDAIAQRDTGWMQLYVEDVQEACDTLPQLYKIAEDNEIMVPGMVCMDGFILSHVYEPVVLLEQDLTDNFLPPFQPEDILDPEDPKTFGAFASPDTYEEFRYLHEQAMQKALPKIEATAKEFEEVYGRYHGGLIDGYMLDDAEIVVMAMGSILGTVKDVVDKYRAKGEKIGVLKVRSFRPFPKEQICKAVKNAHAVVVLDKNISIGTNEGALFTETKSCLYNSKVRVPVIGYTIGHGGRDIPVESIAKVIEETKKVAKSGITIESQFMDLKEELL
- the porD gene encoding pyruvate synthase subunit PorD, producing the protein MKNEGEKEGLNISRCRVCKPGSTLINKTGGWRNFRPVYIYEKCTKCGICHIVCPDMSVKPRENGFFEYDYDYCKGCGICANECPADAIEMILEEK
- a CDS encoding metal ABC transporter permease, which codes for MFNFLQYTFIQNALAAAVLASIACGIIGVYVVVKKIVFISGGIAHASFGGVGLGYYLGINPMFGVLPFSLLSALVMGTVSKRSKIPEDSAIGILWSLGMALGIIFVYLTPGYAPDLMTYLFGNILTVPRSDLYFMLALDIVIVGAVYLFYKEFLALCFDEEFTTVQGLPTEKLYLFLLCIIALTIVVLIKVVGIILVIALLTIPASLSRKFTHNLKRMMLISIAFGAVISVTGIGLSYVLDVPSGATIILVLSLVYGILAFGMEMLEGIRSSGA